The nucleotide window AATAATCGAAGCACTGATATAAGGCATAATCCCTAATGCAAATATGGAAAGCCTTTCCAATGCACCCCCTGAAAACATATTAAACATGGAAAACAAGGTGCCCTCGGCAGAAGCAAAGAAAGAAGCCAGTGCAGCTCCGTTAACCCCGGGTGTTGGGACATGGATACCGATACGGTAAACAAAAAGCAATGCGAGTGTAATAAAAATCTTTCTTTTAAGCTCAGGAAGTTTAAAAAGATTCTGGTAACTATTCTCGATCATTTATTGGTTCCTTACATCACTTCTGATAAGGTTATTCTATTGTTCCACCGACAGATTCAATTTTTTCTTTGGCAGTTTTGGAAACCAGAATATTTTTCAAGAAAAATTTCTTTGTTGTTTCACCATTACCAAGAAGTTTAACACCGTCAACACGACCTTTTACCATTCCGGCTTCTCTGAGGGCATCCATATCAATAATTGCACCGTCCTCAAATCTATCCAAATCTGTTACATTTAAGACTGCATTGTTTGTTTTAAATATATTGAAGAATCCCCTTTTGGGAAGTCTTCTGTAAATCGGCATCTGGCCGCCTTCAAATCCCGGCCTGACACTGCCGCCGGATCTTGCTTTAAGGCCTTTATGGCCGCGGGTACTTGTTTTGCCCATTCCCGAACCAGGACCTCTTCCGACTTTTTTCCTGTTTTTTCTGGAACCTGGTGCAGGTGCTAAATCATGAAGTTGCATATTACACCTCCTCTACTTTCACAAGGTGAGACACTTTTTTAACCTGTCCCAGGATAACCGGATCAGCATTATGTTCAACCGTATAATTCATTTTTTTTATACCCAGAGAACGAATAATCCGACCGTGTTTTGCCGGTCTTCCTATTGTGCTTCTGATTTGCGTAATTCTAATTTTACCAGC belongs to Desulfobacula toluolica Tol2 and includes:
- the rpmD gene encoding 50S ribosomal protein L30 — its product is MAGKIRITQIRSTIGRPAKHGRIIRSLGIKKMNYTVEHNADPVILGQVKKVSHLVKVEEV
- the rplO gene encoding 50S ribosomal protein L15 translates to MQLHDLAPAPGSRKNRKKVGRGPGSGMGKTSTRGHKGLKARSGGSVRPGFEGGQMPIYRRLPKRGFFNIFKTNNAVLNVTDLDRFEDGAIIDMDALREAGMVKGRVDGVKLLGNGETTKKFFLKNILVSKTAKEKIESVGGTIE